A stretch of DNA from Channa argus isolate prfri chromosome 7, Channa argus male v1.0, whole genome shotgun sequence:
AGATTTCTGTACCGTGTGAAGCGAACTCCACAGGCCGAGCACTGAAAGGGCTTCTCTCCAGTGTGTGTCCTCATGTGTCGTGGCAGTTTTCCTGCTCCATGGATGATCTTCTGACAGACGGGGCACTGCTGGGGCGTCTGAGACTTCCTCTTCCTACCCCCTCCTGCTGCTGATGCTACTGCTCCTCGATCAGCTACCGAGGTAGGCATGGAGGTGCTTCCCATCAACATACCATCATCACCAAAACTCTCCATGTCATCGTCCTCTGACAGCTTGTCATTCGAGGGTGGGCCAGGATGGGGGTGGGCCACATTGCGACGCTCATTCAGCCAATGATGGAGTCGTCCATTAGGTGTGGCCCCTCTTCCTGGTTCTCTAATTGCTCTGGGATCTCCATTCTGTCCAGATCTGAGGCAAAGTTCCTCCTGTTCGGGGCTGGGAGGCTGTGTAGATGGCAGGGAGCGGAGACTGTCAGATGCAGGTGAAGGGTGTGAGGCAGGGGAAGCGTGAGAAGGGTTCAAAACAGAGTTGATGTGATGCGACTCAACttttttcactctctttttGTCCGTTTTTCTTCTGGACCCCTTCTCTAACCCGATCTCTCCCCCCGCCATCCTTACAGTAGCTAGGTGTTGTGCTCTCTGCACTTCTGctgtctccccctctgtctctgcagtcTCCCCCAGAATGTCTCTGCATGCATCAGCCACACATTGGATGCCCAGAAGCTGAGCTCCTCGCAGCACATCTCTCATCCCAGAGCTAGGGATGGTCAGTGTGGCAGTGTAGGCAAACTCCAGCAGAGCATCCAAGGCATCAGGTGCCACACAGTCCAGCTGGCAAACACTAAAGCCTCCTCCACCCTCACCACCCCCCTCCTCTGTCCCAAAAAGCCGGCGGAAGTAGAGACTGACAGCAGCCATGACAGAGCGGTGAGTTGGGTAGCGTGCCCCACGGGACGTAAGGGTGAGGTCACACAAGAGCCCTGTCCTCCTCTGATCATTGAGGTGGGACAAAAGCTCATTGCTGTGCTCCGGGAAGGGGATCCCAATCAGACCGTCCTCTCCTGGAGACATTGCCACCTGCGTTAAGAAGAGTCAGATCAAGTCAGTGGAGGGCCTGAGGAATTATAGCTCAAGCCAAAAGGTAAAAATTGAACTTCTGATGAAATCAGAAtttaacaataatattttttttggcaGTTCTCAGGACTGAGGGACAATCCATTCTCTATTTCAGAAAGCCAAACTCAAACATcccaaaaataaatctttagtAGCGTGACGCACATAAGGATTTCTATTTCATGTGAGGGTCAATTTAAACCAGGCTCAGTATCCTCCCCTCCTTGTACCTCTGTCCAAATAAGTAAATCTGGACGTGGCAATTATGGATTGTGAGATGATGGGTTGGGCCATTAGAGGAAGAATGCAATGAAGATACAGACTTAGTGAGCGTGAAACAATatacaattacaataaaaagtgAGTGAACCATTTGtgatttcctggttttctgcataaattggtcataaaGTGTAATCTGATCTTtaacaaattcacacacatcaacaaacacaatatttttactgATAAAACACTAACAGTTGtaatctttcatgtctttattgaccACAACTATTAGACATACAAAGTTATAAaggaaaaattaattaattaattactttttaaaccacttttggcagccacaacattaataaatgCTTCCTGTAGCAGTGGGTTAGACCTGCACAACATTCGGGAGGAATTTTGGATCATTCTTCCTTATAAAACTGCTTCAGCTTGGCTGTGTTTTTAGGACGTCTGACGTGTGAACGACTCTCTTGAAGACTTTCCACAACTGACTGGGCCACTTCAAAAGGCAGATTGTGTGTCTTTGAACAATTTCTGCTTTAGGTCATTGTCCTGCTCcatcacccagcttcttctAAGCTTCAGTTTGTGATCAGTCACTCTGACATTATCCTCTGGGATTCCATGATAAAAACTTGGGAGTTCATTTTTCCGTCCATATGAGGGAGGGAAAgatccagaggcagcaaagcagctgcAAATCATTCAACTCCCTTTAGTGTACTTCATTGCTGAGATGATCTTTTTTGTTAGTGTGCTGTTCACTCTTTACACCACAATAGTGTTGTGTGCTCTTCCCAAACAAGTCTAACTTGGCTTCATCTGTCCGCAAGACATTTTCCAGTAGTGTTGTATGATGTACATAATAGTCTTTAACAAACCACAGGTGctataatgttgttttttcctctatGGTGTCCTGCCATGGATGCCATGACTGTTCAATGTTTTCTGTAACTCATGAACAGAGATCTAAACCAACTCCAATAAATTCTTCAAGTCTTTTGCTGTTACCCTCAAGTTGCTGCTAACGAACTTCAGCTTATTGACAAACTCTAATCTTTGTTCTTTTGTACTCGTGGGCTTTCTATGCTATGGCTTTGAAGTGATCTTGGATGGGGCCCCATCTCTATGGTGAGTGGCCATAGCACCAAATTGTCTCCATTTCAAGACAATAATTCTAATTTTGGACTGATAAATATCTAAACTCGTTGAGATTACTCTGTAACTCTTTCCAGCTATATGCAAATGAATAACTCTTGATCATAGGTCCTCTGAGATCACTTTTTTGCAAGGCATGGTTCACAAAAGCTGTTTTTGCCATGTTTAAATAAGTCAAGCTGTCTCTATACCACACTGCTACTCTCATTTCATTGATTTCAATCTAGGTGTTTTAACACCTGACTCAATTTGAGGTTTAATGTCATCAGAAGTGTGTTGCTATTACTTTTTCcatcatcactttgtatgtttaaagtgatattgactgtttgtgttttatccgGTTAAATATATAGTAAATACCATGTTTTTATATCTGTGACTTTGGTGAACATCAGATCACATTCATTGCGGAAAAACAGTAAATCCCATACTTTTTTTGGACGCTTTAAAAGCAAGCGAGCGAAGACATGGTCACTGGAGCAGCAAGGAGTAAAAATTAATCTGATCGATAACGCTGACTTAGAATGGCTGCAGGATTATGCAATATACTGAAGGTGTGGTAACCAAAGGGCAGTAGGTTAATTCCTGTTTGAAACCTTTATAGCATTAGCCATTTGATTAAAATACCTGGAGAAGAAAAGAGACGGACTAatggaagagaagaaagaaaagcaagtaagggagagggaggaagtgACAGGCTAGAGTGGGTGAAAGGGGGGAGTACCAGTAAAAGAatgaggaaggaaaaaacagCTAGAGAAGAAATACAGCCTTTAATAAATGTACGTGACTTAAAAAACTGTATGTGCAACACATACAATacagtcttttgttttgtttttttattttattttggattgaTATTTATCTACGCAGACGTACGAGCTATGGGTTAAAAATAATCTCAAATAATGACAACTTTCTTTATCTCACTTTATGAGATGTAACGAGGCCTGCTGGTAATAAGACCCAACAGCTCCCTTCTTTGGCTCCCTAAGCTCGCACCTCACCCTGTCCCACACTATAGCTACAACAATACCTCTCACACACCTGAGCAGACCAGATTTTCCACAAACAACTCACTCTCCTGATCTCCCGTCCCTGCCCTTCATCTCCCTCCCATAGCAACTGGCAGCCCCCTGGCCATCCAATAatagagttcacacagtgcccAGAGGGCTCTGCACAACGATAGTACATCCACCTGACTAACCAGCTCCAAAACACACCCTATTAAATACACAGTCACAGGgccgtgcgcacacacacacacacaaacacactgcgtGCCAATCCATGGCTCCCCCCACCCACTATTGTTAGATTTAACCTGTTATGTGATGATCTTAACACCAGcctat
This window harbors:
- the zbtb7b gene encoding zinc finger and BTB domain-containing protein 7B isoform X2, with protein sequence MSPGEDGLIGIPFPEHSNELLSHLNDQRRTGLLCDLTLTSRGARYPTHRSVMAAVSLYFRRLFGTEEGGGEGGGGFSVCQLDCVAPDALDALLEFAYTATLTIPSSGMRDVLRGAQLLGIQCVADACRDILGETAETEGETAEVQRAQHLATVRMAGGEIGLEKGSRRKTDKKRVKKVESHHINSVLNPSHASPASHPSPASDSLRSLPSTQPPSPEQEELCLRSGQNGDPRAIREPGRGATPNGRLHHWLNERRNVAHPHPGPPSNDKLSEDDDMESFGDDGMLMGSTSMPTSVADRGAVASAAGGGRKRKSQTPQQCPVCQKIIHGAGKLPRHMRTHTGEKPFQCSACGVRFTRNDKLKIHMRKHTGERPYPCPHCPARFLHSYDLKNHLSLHSGARPFECPLCHKAFAREDHLQRHRKGHSCLELRTRRPRHGPELVEDGRVDGSRREQSNLLEALSLQAQSSAFLTPSVLEGGGGSGAGPPVMFPGDVERDRSLTLQALAQLRSHRLAEYSEFFLRGLELRGGREMEEEDPGETHSPALQRDRWVDDEEEVIGQDKAEEEE
- the zbtb7b gene encoding zinc finger and BTB domain-containing protein 7B isoform X1, with the translated sequence MEAMRHTLPPLQLTVPMPIKMVKVAMSPGEDGLIGIPFPEHSNELLSHLNDQRRTGLLCDLTLTSRGARYPTHRSVMAAVSLYFRRLFGTEEGGGEGGGGFSVCQLDCVAPDALDALLEFAYTATLTIPSSGMRDVLRGAQLLGIQCVADACRDILGETAETEGETAEVQRAQHLATVRMAGGEIGLEKGSRRKTDKKRVKKVESHHINSVLNPSHASPASHPSPASDSLRSLPSTQPPSPEQEELCLRSGQNGDPRAIREPGRGATPNGRLHHWLNERRNVAHPHPGPPSNDKLSEDDDMESFGDDGMLMGSTSMPTSVADRGAVASAAGGGRKRKSQTPQQCPVCQKIIHGAGKLPRHMRTHTGEKPFQCSACGVRFTRNDKLKIHMRKHTGERPYPCPHCPARFLHSYDLKNHLSLHSGARPFECPLCHKAFAREDHLQRHRKGHSCLELRTRRPRHGPELVEDGRVDGSRREQSNLLEALSLQAQSSAFLTPSVLEGGGGSGAGPPVMFPGDVERDRSLTLQALAQLRSHRLAEYSEFFLRGLELRGGREMEEEDPGETHSPALQRDRWVDDEEEVIGQDKAEEEE